From Helicoverpa armigera isolate CAAS_96S chromosome 17, ASM3070526v1, whole genome shotgun sequence, one genomic window encodes:
- the LOC126054446 gene encoding uncharacterized protein LOC126054446, producing the protein MDQSSSEPCGVGDHNGVQGLNSKIKSLQISSDSTNNNAEAWKRWWQQLELYLLATGLDKAPEKRKIAILLHLIGEKGLNIFNTFNLTIEKTTLAEVKSKFQNFFEPRRNITMCRHMFFTRKQQKSESIEGFLADLENKSQDCEFGTLRESLIRDIFIANLHMDLAHVRQRLLQEPDLTYQKMRELATTLIVAQQDAEKIVSSSNVEKSENVMHLRRRSRSRGDRRQRASPVGQQGSGAGKSPNPERRSRTCSRCGQSHRYKCPAQGVKCRSCKSFGHFAKYCFKNKNISHLESFNSSHSHNNNQDYFVGILNSHSSSQSHKSNCHLKSYNSHYKHVKSASTHSLYHLSPPPQFTHIHSQSQSGNDSGDDIGVIPERSHRDSYCQSEKLILKSYFNDDNGDNVMSERSEKYLGDESSHQSEKLILKSYFKDDKGDNVMSERSEKYLGDESSHQSEKSILKSYCHNSNKSCDSQSVYLNDEYRHMSEESPHTITTVTSPYHSQQVTSSFSQVNTVESKHKHNINNSKQSWNINVKVGHSQFNCIIDSGADLNIMSKQTFVSLKRQQSQMSLVKCHINVTGFCGKSIPIMGKVNIKCNLILNNNTVSENIVFIVANLVCPNVLGLPTCERVLAVYLLSVT; encoded by the exons ATGGACCAGTCGAGTTCCGAGCCATGCGGCGTGGGCGAccataatggcgtccaaggccttaacagcaaaataaaatcactgcAAATTTCGTCAGATTCCACAAATAATAATGCGGAGGCGTGGAAACGCTGGTGGCAGCAGTTGGAGCTGTATCTGTTGGCCACGGGTTTGGATAAGGCACCCGAAAAGCGTAAGATAGCTATCTTGTTGCATCTCATAGGTGAAAAGGgcttaaatatattcaatactTTCAACCTCACCATTGAGAAGACCACGCTTGCCGAAGTCAAGTCCAAATTTCAGAATTTTTTTGAGCCCAGAAGGAACATAACCATGTGCCGTCACATGTTCTTCACCAGAAAGCAACAGAAATCCGAGTCGATCGAAGGATTCCTAGCAGATCTGGAGAACAAAAGCCAAGATTGTGAATTTGGAACACTCAGGGAATCGCTCATCAGGGATATTTTCATTGCAAATCTGCATATGGATTTAGCGCATGTACGTCAGAGACTACTCCAGGAACCTGATCTGACATATCAGAAGATGCGAGAACTGGCAACAACACTGATCGTCGCACAGCAGGATGCTGAAAAAATTGTCAGTAGTTCCAACGTTGAAAAGTCAGAAAATGTCATGCATCTACGTCGGAGGAGCCGTAGTCGAGGGGATCGTCGACAGCGAGCTTCACCAGTCGGTCAGCAGGGTTCTGGCGCAGGGAAGTCTCCCAACCCTGAAAGGCGCTCGAGGACGTGTAGCCGCTGTGGGCAATCTCACCGCTACAAGTGCCCAGCGCAAGGAGTCAAATGCAGGTCATGTAAATCATTTGGTCATTTTGCTAAATAttgcttcaaaaataaaaatatcagtcATTTAGAGTCGTTTAATTCAAGTCATAGTCATAATAATAATCAAGATTATTTTGTTGGAATTTTGAATAGTCATAGCTCCAGTCAAAGTCATAAGTCTAATTGTCATTTAAAGTCATATAACAGTCACTATAAACATGTCAAGTCAGCAAGCACACATTCACTGTACCACTTGTCTCCACCACCACAATTTACACACATACATAGTCAGTCACAGTCAGGGAATGATTCCGGTGATGACATTGGTGTCATTCCTGAGAGATCTCACCGAGACTCATATTGTCAGTCTGAGAAATTAATTCTCAAGTCATATTTCAATGATGATAATGGTGATAATGTCATGTCTGAGAGGTCTGAAAAGTACCTCGGTGATGAAAGCAGTCACCAGTCTGAGAAATTAATTCTCAAGTCATATTTCAAAGATGATAAGGGTGATAATGTCATGTCTGAGAGGTCTGAAAAGTACCTCGGTGATGAAAGCAGTCACCAGTCAGAGAAATCAATTCTCAAGTCATATTGtcataattcaaataaaagttgTGATAGTCAAAGTGTGTATCTCAATGATGAGTACAGACACATGTCTGAGGAATCACCTCACACAATCACAACAGTCACATCACCATATCACAGTCAACAAGTCACATCATCATTTAGTCAAGTCAATACAGTCGAgtcaaaacataaacataacattaaCAATAGTAAACAGTCTTGGAACATAAATGTTAAAGTAGGTCATTCACAATTTAATTGTATCATTGATTCAGGAGCTGATCTTAACATAATGTCAAAACaaacttttgtttctttaaaacgTCAACAAAGTCAAATGTCACTTGTCAAATGTCACATAAATGTCACAGGATTTTGTGGCAAGTCAATACCCATTATGGGAAAAGTCAATATTAAatgcaatttaatattaaataataacactgTCAGTGAAAATATAGTATTCATAGTCGCAAATTTAGTATGTCCCAATGTCTTAGGTCTTCCTACTTGTGAAAG GGTCTTGGCTGTCTACCTCCTGTCTGTCACCTGA